The following proteins are co-located in the bacterium genome:
- a CDS encoding pyridoxal-phosphate dependent enzyme, which translates to FGLSGNKVRKLEFHMAAAMESGCDTVITCGPYQSNHCRATALAGARFGLDVRLVLRTPDGNEPNVSVANLRIDTLAGAEIKYISEAQWPDRDEIMAADEAELAEQGRKSWVIPQGGSDKLGMWGMSLGFREFVGQIPDVIGADVAAVYHTGSSGGTTSGFGWGADRTGFESPVVALCISEPAENLIERVERIWKAGVETFGGDMPQPNLRYVDDYLCGGYGRVTEELVETMVEATRLTGLLFDTTYTGKSMYGVKNEIRKGRFGPDDHIVFWHTGGGFGAVN; encoded by the coding sequence GCTTCGGCCTGTCGGGCAACAAGGTGCGCAAGCTGGAGTTCCACATGGCCGCGGCCATGGAGTCCGGTTGTGACACGGTGATCACCTGCGGCCCCTACCAGTCCAACCATTGCCGGGCCACCGCGCTGGCCGGCGCCCGGTTCGGGCTCGATGTGCGGCTGGTGCTCCGTACCCCGGACGGGAACGAGCCGAACGTCTCGGTGGCCAACCTACGCATCGATACCCTCGCCGGCGCCGAGATCAAGTACATCTCCGAGGCGCAGTGGCCCGACAGGGACGAGATCATGGCTGCGGACGAGGCGGAGTTGGCCGAGCAGGGCCGCAAGTCGTGGGTGATCCCCCAGGGCGGGTCCGACAAGCTGGGTATGTGGGGGATGTCGTTGGGCTTCCGCGAGTTCGTCGGTCAGATCCCTGACGTGATCGGCGCCGACGTGGCGGCGGTGTACCACACCGGATCTTCGGGCGGCACCACCTCCGGCTTCGGCTGGGGCGCCGACCGCACCGGTTTCGAGAGTCCGGTCGTGGCCCTATGCATCTCGGAGCCTGCCGAGAACCTGATCGAACGGGTGGAGCGGATCTGGAAGGCCGGGGTGGAGACCTTCGGGGGCGACATGCCGCAGCCGAACCTCCGGTACGTGGACGACTACCTCTGTGGCGGCTACGGCAGGGTGACAGAAGAGCTGGTGGAGACCATGGTGGAGGCCACCCGGCTGACCGGCCTGCTGTTCGACACCACCTACACCGGCAAGTCCATGTACGGGGTGAAGAACGAGATCCGCAAGGGCAGGTTCGGTCCCGACGACCACATCGTCTTCTGGCACACCGGCGGCGGCTTCGGCGCCGTCAACTGA